Sequence from the Hamadaea flava genome:
CGCACGACCTATGAGCCGGTGACGCCGACGACCACGGCCGGGCAGACGATCCGCCGGGGCGAGCCCATCGGCCGCCTCGGCCCGGGCCACCCCGGCTGCTCGGCCGACGAAGCGTGCCTGCATTGGGGCGCCCGCCGGGGCGAGACCTACCTCGATCCGCTGTCGCTGCTCGGGCTCGGCCGCGTCCGGCTCAAGCCGCTGCGCTCCGCAGCAGCCCCGGCAGCCCGTCCGCCAGCCGCTGCGCATCCACGCCGGTCACATAGACGTAGCCGGAGACGCGCAGCAGCCCACCGTTCTCCCACGGATTGACGTTCACCTCGACGCCCAGTTCCTCGGCGATGCGCGTACGCAGAGCCGCGCCGGACTGCTCGTCGGACACCACCGATCCGGGCAACCGCACCACCCGCATGCTCACCCCGTCGCCGGGATGCGGCCGGTCG
This genomic interval carries:
- a CDS encoding murein hydrolase activator EnvC family protein produces the protein MRLLLTVLLILSTAAPPAAPARFGWPLAGTPTVVRRFDPPPEPWLPGHRGVDLAGSSGEIVRAAGDGQVVFAGPLAGRGVISVAHADGVRTTYEPVTPTTTAGQTIRRGEPIGRLGPGHPGCSADEACLHWGARRGETYLDPLSLLGLGRVRLKPLRSAAAPAARPPAAAHPRRSHRRSRRRAAAHRSPTD